A DNA window from Ipomoea triloba cultivar NCNSP0323 chromosome 10, ASM357664v1 contains the following coding sequences:
- the LOC116032994 gene encoding uncharacterized protein LOC116032994 isoform X1 has product MEEKGKGSERWTASIANLSEMAGNLDSLQKLLVKKAVYVDEDTYSKAYLTSEQARTIKVLEQRVETLERELDSAISAAARARTEKRQAEAAQKAAELQAQEITKELENTTKVFALHMEELRAKQDEIAKRDKDIKLLEAIIQTLGGRDSQSIDD; this is encoded by the exons ATGGAGGAGAAGGGCAAAGGGAGTGAGAGATGGACGGCTTCGATCGCGAATTTATCAGAGATGGCAGGCAATCTTGACTCCCTGCAAAAACTGCTTGTCAAGAAAGCCGTCTATGTTGACGAAGACACATACTCAAAAGCCTATCTCACTTCCGAACAAGCCCGAACCATCAAG GTTCTTGAGCAGAGAGTTGAGACTTTAGAGCGGGAACTAGATTCTGCCATTTCGGCTGCTGCTCGTGCACGGACAGAGAAACGACAAGCGGAGGCAGCTCAGAAGGCTGCAGAACTACAGGCACAAGAGATCACAAAAGAGCTCGAAAATACCACAA AAGTTTTTGCGCTGCACATGGAAGAGTTGCGTGCAAAGCAGGACGAGATTGCAAAGCGTGATAAAGATATCAAACTCCTTGAGGCCATAATTCAGACGCTCGGGGGCAGGGATTCACAATCCATAGATGATTAG
- the LOC116031903 gene encoding cationic peroxidase 2-like, with amino-acid sequence MEIVGFNKTAILFRVLLVAIGATLVLGQGTKVGFYATSCPTAESIVKATVKSHFQSDPKVAPGLLRMHFHDCFVQGCDGSILIDGSGTEKTAVFNQGLRGYEVVDDAKKQLEAACPGVVSCADILALAARDSVVLTSGLTWAVPTGRRDGRVSSAADAANLPGFTDSVDVQKQKFSDKGLSAQDLVTLVGGHTIGTTACQFFSYRLYNTSSATIDPSIDPSFLPTLQSLCPQGGDGTKRVSLDDGSETKFDTSFFSNLQKGHGILESDQKLWTDSSTKTFVQRFLGIRGLLGLTFSVEFGKSMVKMSNIGVKTGSDGEIRKVCSAFN; translated from the exons ATGGAGATtgttggttttaataaaaccgCGATTTTGTTTCGTGTATTGTTGGTTGCTATTGGTGCAACGTTAGTACTAGGACAAGGCACAAAGGTTGGGTTTTATGCGACGTCTTGCCCGACCGCGGAGTCGATTGTGAAAGCGACGGTGAAGTCGCATTTTCAATCGGACCCTAAGGTGGCCCCGGGGTTGCTGAGAATGCATTTTCATGATTGTTTTGTTCAGGGCTGCGACGGCTCCATCCTCATTGATGGGTCCGGCACCGAGAAAACGGCCGTCTTTAACCAAGGGTTGAGAGGGTACGAGGTGGTTGACGACGCTAAGAAGCAGCTCGAGGCCGCCTGTCCTGGGGTAGTGTCTTGTGCTGATATCCTGGCTCTTGCTGCTCGTGATTCGGTTGTGTtg ACTAGTGGGCTAACTTGGGCTGTACCAACGGGACGTAGAGACGGGAGGGTTTCCTCCGCCGCCGATGCGGCTAACCTGCCGGGATTTACAGATTCAGTTGACGTCCAAAAGCAGAAGTTTTCTGATAAAGGCCTCAGCGCTCAAGATCTCGTTACCCTTGTTG GTGGACACACCATAGGAACAACGGCTTGCCAGTTCTTCAGCTACAGGCTATACAACACATCATCTGCCACCATTGACCCATCAATCGACCCATCTTTCCTTCCCACGCTCCAATCGCTCTGCCCGCAAGGCGGCGACGGCACCAAGCGAGTATCCCTCGACGACGGGAGCGAAACCAAGTTCGACACCTCGTTCTTTTCGAACCTCCAAAAGGGCCACGGGATTCTTGAATCCGACCAGAAACTCTGGACCGATAGTTCGACGAAAACGTTTGTGCAGCGTTTTCTGGGCATCAGAGGGCTGCTGGGGCTGACGTTTAGCGTGGAGTTCGGGAAGTCCATGGTGAAGATGAGTAACATCGGAGTTAAAACTGGGAGCGATGGTGAAATTCGCAAAGTTTGCTCCGCTTTTAATTAA
- the LOC116032994 gene encoding uncharacterized protein LOC116032994 isoform X2 codes for MEEKGKGSERWTASIANLSEMAGNLDSLQKLLVKKAVYVDEDTYSKAYLTSEQARTIKRVETLERELDSAISAAARARTEKRQAEAAQKAAELQAQEITKELENTTKVFALHMEELRAKQDEIAKRDKDIKLLEAIIQTLGGRDSQSIDD; via the exons ATGGAGGAGAAGGGCAAAGGGAGTGAGAGATGGACGGCTTCGATCGCGAATTTATCAGAGATGGCAGGCAATCTTGACTCCCTGCAAAAACTGCTTGTCAAGAAAGCCGTCTATGTTGACGAAGACACATACTCAAAAGCCTATCTCACTTCCGAACAAGCCCGAACCATCAAG AGAGTTGAGACTTTAGAGCGGGAACTAGATTCTGCCATTTCGGCTGCTGCTCGTGCACGGACAGAGAAACGACAAGCGGAGGCAGCTCAGAAGGCTGCAGAACTACAGGCACAAGAGATCACAAAAGAGCTCGAAAATACCACAA AAGTTTTTGCGCTGCACATGGAAGAGTTGCGTGCAAAGCAGGACGAGATTGCAAAGCGTGATAAAGATATCAAACTCCTTGAGGCCATAATTCAGACGCTCGGGGGCAGGGATTCACAATCCATAGATGATTAG
- the LOC116032761 gene encoding uncharacterized protein At4g29660-like, with protein MAKPFQLQDDVAAVAACRSDANPAKKLQADAPLPTKKLLGYLVTLGLKMVSYMFRKYSEYLYTKWERTILWDMVEPYRRPRSFTPLVTIYISAFYTGVIGAAITEQLYKEKYWEDHPGEMVPFMKPMFYGGPWRVMRGDVPPTGKFEL; from the exons ATGGCGAAACCATTTCAATTACAAGACGACGTCGCTGCTGTCGCGGCCTGCCGCTCCGACGCGAATCCGGCGAAGAAGCTACAAGCCGACGCGCCGTTGCCGACGAAGAAGCTACTTGGATATTTAGTCACG CTCGGCTTGAAAATGGTATCCTATATGTTTAGAAAATATTCAGAGTATTTGTACACGAAATGGGAAAGGACGATTCTTTGGGACATGGTTGAGCCATACAGGAGACCAAGATCATTTACTCCGCTTGTCACAATCTACATCTCTGCATTTTATACCGGGGTCATTGGCGCAGCCATCACTGAGCAACTCTATAag GAGAAGTATTGGGAGGATCATCCCGGTGAAATGGTACCTTTTATGAAACCGATGTTTTATGGTGGCCCTTGGAGAGTTATGAGAGGTGATGTTCCTCCAACTGGAAAATTTGAGCTATGA
- the LOC116031897 gene encoding cationic peroxidase 2-like — MHTMDCFNKMCIPLFLMAAMAATMVFGQGTQVGFYLTTCPTVETIVRSAVNSHFQSDPTVAPALLRLHFHDCFVRGCDASVLIDGPNAEKTFLFNQGLRGYEVIDDAKQQVEAACPGVVSCADILALAARDSVVLTNGPTWAVPLGRRDGLVSVASDASNLPAFTDSVDVQRQKFSDKGLNTQDLVTLVGGHTIGTSACQFFSYRLQSNFSANGPDPTIDPAFLATLQSLCQGGGSTRVALDNGSGNTFDTSYFDNLRNNRGVLESDQKLWNDNSTKPIVEGFLGIAGVAGLRFSVEFATSMVKMSNIEVKTGTDGEIRRVCSAFN; from the exons ATGCATACAATGGATTGCTTCAACAAAATGTGCATTCCATTGTTCCTCATGGCCGCCATGGCTGCAACAATGGTGTTCGGCCAAGGCACGCAGGTTGGGTTCTATTTAACTACGTGCCCAACCGTCGAAACCATTGTCCGAAGTGCAGTGAATTCACACTTTCAATCCGACCCCACAGTTGCACCGGCATTGTTGAGGCTTCATTTCCATGATTGCTTTGTCCGTGGCTGCGACGCCTCTGTTCTCATCGACGGCCCCAACGCCGAGAAAACCTTCCTCTTTAACCAGGGGCTGCGTGGGTACGAGGTTATCGATGATGCTAAGCAGCAGGTTGAGGCTGCCTGTCCTGGTGTTGTCTCTTGTGCTGATATTTTGGCTCTTGCTGCTCGAGACTCGGTTGTACTG ACTAATGGACCGACATGGGCTGTACCTTTGGGACGAAGAGACGGTTTGGTTTCGGTGGCTTCCGATGCGTCTAACCTGCCTGCTTTTACAGATTCTGTTGATGTCCAGAGGCAAAAATTTTCTGATAAAGGTCTTAACACTCAAGATCTTGTTACCCTTGTTG GGGGACACACCATTGGCACTTCAGCTTGCCAGTTCTTCAGCTACAGGCTACAATCAAACTTCTCAGCCAACGGCCCAGATCCCACCATAGATCCGGCCTTCCTCGCTACCCTGCAATCGCTCTGCCAAGGCGGCGGCTCCACGCGCGTGGCGCTGGACAACGGCAGCGGAAACACGTTCGACACCTCGTACTTCGACAACCTCAGAAACAACCGCGGAGTCCTCGAATCCGACCAGAAACTGTGGAACGACAATTCCACGAAGCCCATCGTGGAAGGGTTTCTGGGAATCGCAGGAGTGGCTGGGCTGAGGTTCAGCGTGGAGTTCGCGACGTCCATGGTGAAGATGAGTAACATTGAAGTTAAGACTGGCACTGACGGTGAAATCCGTAGGGTGTGTTCTGCTTTCAATTGA
- the LOC116031942 gene encoding uncharacterized protein LOC116031942 — MDSAKNLDTFCLKLRHGGCLKRNEIGYVGGATECLNLDIDLWGMITLRETVEDLGYNMLEKFKYFTSTRDGVLFELETDSDCWAICDIGQFPNLIEVWVVGEGQGEAEPLVEGDCQSDDDEEYDEGEYSDDDSGGSDDLDFEGHVDPNVEFAGLGKTVAVDSDEILTGAGYVNEGIGTEKGVEKGAGSGTKTVNDGVDFSDEDSGKDSDEDEQFKFPVFRPKSEMKSPKFSVGLTFGTKAEFKQAVHNYALNNGKDLKFTKNDKCRMCVRCRQEGCPFKINLWKVKNAMSWRIVTFNEEHVGCGWVFQNSMVKSTRIAKRWVQEIGHHTNWTTSEFRDKVKVDDKCEISTRQAYRAIKKAKKVIEGEAIEFFNKIWDYVLEIEKTNPNTTWKVKESDLKYEGRSRFLRMYFCWEACKEGYKFCRKIIGVDGCYLKSKFGGQLLTAVGIDGNDNIFPLAYAIVELETKESWSWFLELLRVDLKISREDEHQLIFISDKQKGLLPAFEDVLPYATHRFCVRHLHGNMKLAGFVGKALKDGLWAAAKATTVNSFNDAMGEIKNMDVEAYKWLAERHPSEWSRSHFTPFSKSDALVNNISESFNAMILDAREQPLISCLESIRKLLMKKLFESKQKAASWKGHFCLTIMKKIAVVEQFAAGCLGSQSDENLFEIRCMSGLGSLEQHSVDLMRGACSCRKWDLTGIPCKHAICAIWLKHGKGGVVHHYVSDCYSINSYLNTYGGRIKPLAGPSEWPKSNKQPLLPPLYTRKAGRPKKLRKMSAPEMTKDGTHMNRSVIVKHCKKCNKTGHNARTCPLDPTNSQRKLNPRKRKIKPKTATDKGDGSSTTVPTAVPTQTAPIQRQPNPRVRKQKQTCGTQPTARQSKLIPMKRKINQTTLNESVGGSNPVVPLGIGIDDTIGPDFWSEAVEVAAMFDNVAEPVVAEQEEISITQPEMELDTTQPESTPQVTKASKTSPVQPRRRYGTRSNLKSRFNNTVDSPLEIE, encoded by the exons ATGGATTCCGCCAAAAACCTAG ATACCTTTTGCTTGAAGTTAAGGCATGGTGGTTGCCTTAAAAGGAATGAAATAGGATATGTTGGAGGGGCAACTGAGTGTTTGAATTTGGATATTGATTTGTGGGGCATGATTACTTTAAGGGAAACAGTTGAAGATTTGGGGTATAATATGTTAGAGAAGTTTAAATACTTTACATCAACTAGGGATGGGGTTTTATTTGAATTAGAGACAGATAGTGATTGTTGGGCAATATGTGACATAGGACAATTTCCCAATCTAATTGAGGTTTGGGTTGTAGGTGAGGGGCAGGGTGAGGCTGAACCTTTAGTTGAAGGAGATTGTCAGtcagatgatgatgaagaatatGATGAAGGGGAGTACAGTGATGATGACAGTGGGGGAAGTGATGACTTAGACTTTGAGGGTCATGTCGATCCAAATGTAGAGTTTGCAGGGTTAGGGAAAACTGTTGCTGTAGATAGTGATGAGATACTTACTGGGGCTGGGTATGTGAATGAAGGAATTGGAACTGAGAAAGGGGTTGAGAAAGGGGCTGGTTCTGGGACTAAGACTGTGAATGATGGAGTTGATTTTTCTGATGAAGACAGTGGGAAAGACAGTGATGAGGATGAGCAGTTTAAATTCCCCGTGTTTAGGCCAAAGAGTGAGATGAAGTCTCCAAAGTTCAGTGTTGGCCTAACATTTGGAACAAAGGCTGAATTTAAACAAGCTGTGCATAATTATGCATTGAATAATGGGAAGGATTTGAAGTTTACTAAGAATGACAAGTGTAGAATGTGTGTAAGATGTAGACAGGAAGGTTGCCCTTTCAAGATTAATCTTTGGAAAGTGAAGAATGCCATGTCTTGGAGAATTGTTACTTTTAATGAAGAACATGTAGGCTGTGGTTGGGTGTTTCAGAACTCCATGGTGAAATCAACAAGGATTGCAAAGAGGTGGGTGCAAGAGATTGGACACCACACCAACTGGACCACTTCAGAATTTAGAGACAAAGTCAAGGTTGATGATAAATGTGAGATTAGTACTAGACAAGCTTATAGGGCTATCAAAAAAGCTAAGAAAGTTATTGAAGGAGAGGCAATTGAATTCTTTAACAAGATTTGGGACTATGTCTTGGAGATTGAAAAAACAAACCCCAATACTACATGGAAAGTGAAAGAGTCTGACTTGAAGTATGAAGGAAGATCTAGGTTCCTTAGGATGTATTTCTGCTGGGAGGCTTGCAAAGAAGGCTACAAGTTTTGTAGGAAAATAATTGGAGTTGATGGTTGCTATTTGAAGAGCAAATTTGGAGGACAACTTTTGACTGCTGTTGGAATTGATGGGAATGACAACATCTTCCCTTTAGCATATGCCATTGTAGAACTGGAAACAAAGGAGTCATGGAGCTGGTTTTTGGAATTACTTAGGGTGGACCTGAAAATCTCAAGGGAAGATGAACACCAGCTCATATTTATATCAG ACAAACAAAAGGGGCTTTTACCAGCTTTTGAAGATGTTTTACCATATGCCACTCACAGATTTTGTGTGAGGCATCTACATGGTAACATGAAGCTTGCAGGATTTGTAGGCAAGGCATTGAAAGATGGTTTGTGGGCAGCAGCCAAGGCCACCACAGTCAACAGTTTTAATGATGCAATGGGTGAGATCAAGAACATGGATGTTGAAGCATATAAATGGCTAGCTGAGAGACACCCATCTGAGTGGTCAAGGTCCCATTTCACACCTTTCTCTAAATCTGATGCACTAGTGAATAATATTTCTGAAAGTTTTAATGCAATGATCTTAGATGCTAGGGAACAGCCTTTGATTTCATGTTTAGAAAGTATTAGGAAACTGTTGATGAAAAAACTCTTTGAAAGCAAACAAAAGGCTGCTAGTTGGAAGGGGCATTTTTGCCTTACAATTATGAAGAAAATTGCTGTTGTTGAGCAATTTGCTGCTGGGTGTTTAGGGAGTCAAAGTGATGAAAATTTGTTTGAGATTAGGTGTATGTCAGGGTTAGGGAGCTTAGAGCAACATAGTGTTGATTTGATGAGGGGGGCTTGTAGTTGTAGAAAATGGGACTTAACAGGAATACCTTGTAAGCATGCAATTTGTGCCATATGGCTTAAGCATGGTAAAGGGGGTGTTGTGCATCATTATGTAAGTGATTGTTACTCCATAAATAGTTACTTGAACACATATGGAGGGAGAATAAAGCCATTGGCTGGTCCAAGTGAATGGCCTAAGTCCAATAAGCAACCACTACTGCCCCCTTTGTACACAAGGAAGGCTGGCAGACCAAAAAAACTGAGAAAGATGTCAGCACCTGAGATGACCAAAGATGGTACGCATATGAACCGTAGTGTGATTGTGAAACACTGTAAGAAATGCAACAAGACAGGTCATAATGCAAGGACATGCCCTCTTGATCCTACAAACAGTCAGAGAAAG CTTAAtccaagaaaaaggaaaatcaagcCAAAAACCGCAActgacaaaggagatggttccTCAACTACTGTGCCTACTGCTGTGCCTACCCAGACTGCTCCAATCCAGAGACAG CCTAATCCAAGAGTTAGGAAACAGAAGCAGACATGTGGTACTCAGCCTACTGCCAGACAGAGCAAGCTTATTCCtatgaaaaggaaaatcaaCCAAACAACTCTCAATGAATCAGTAGGTGGTTCCAATCCTGTTGTGCCACTTGGAATTGGTATAGACGACACTATTGGTCCAGATTTTTGGAGTGAAGCAGTTGAGGTGGCAGCTATGTTTGACAATGTGGCTGAACCTGTAGTGGCTGAACAAGAAGAAATCTCAATTACCCAACCTGAAATGGAACTTGACACCACTCAGCCAGAAAGTACACCTCAAGTGACCAAAGCTTCAAAGACTAGCCCTGTTCAACCTCGGAGAAGATATGGCACAAGAAGCAATCTGAAGTCAAGATTCAACAACACAGTGGACTCACCTCTGGAAATTGAATGA
- the LOC116033595 gene encoding endoplasmic reticulum-Golgi intermediate compartment protein 3-like, translating into MDKVFNKLRNLDAYPKINEDFYNRTLSGGVITLVSSIVMLLLFFSEFRLYLHTVTETRLIVDTSRGEKLHINFDVTFPAIRCSLVSVDAMDISGEQHLDIRHDIFKKRIDSHGNVIEVKQEGIGAPKVEKPLQKHGGRLEHNETYCGTCFGAEMSDDDCCNSCEEVREAYRKRGWAITNTDLIDQCQREGFIQKIKDEEGEGCNIHGSLEVNKVAGNFHFSPGKSFHHANVQLSDLLAFQMDTYNISHTINKLSFGASIPGIVNPLDKVHWVQESPNGMYQYFLKVVPTIYTNIRGHKINSNQFSVTEHYKSTEPGHFNLHPGVFFFYDLSPIKVTFTEEHVPFLHFLTSVCAIIGGIFTIAGLVDSFVYHGQKALKKKIELGKFT; encoded by the exons ATGGATAAAGTATTCAATAAGCTCAGGAACTTGGATGCTTACCCCAAAATCAATGAGGATTTCTACAACCGTACTCTCTCCGGTGGTGTTATCACCCTCGTCTCCTCCATCGTTATGCTCCTGCTTTTCTTCTCCGAGTTCA GACTGTATCTCCATACTGTTACTGAGACTAGGCTTATTGTAGACACTTCAAGAGGAGAAAAATTGCATATCAAT TTTGATGTCACCTTTCCAGCTATCCGGTGTTCGTTAGTTAGTGTAGATGCCATGGATATTAGTGGGGAGCAACATCTTGACATA AGACATGATATATTCAAGAAAAGAATTGATTCTCATGGTAATGTTATTGAAGTTAAACAAGAAGGAATTGGTGCACCTAAG GTTGAGAAGCCTTTACAGAAGCATGGTGGCAGACTGGAGCATAATGAGACATACTGTGGTACATGCTTTGGAGCAGAAATG TCAGATGATGATTGTTGTAATTCGTGTGAAGAAGTTCGTGAAGCGTACAGAAAAAGAGGCTGGGCGATCACAAACACAGATTTAATAGATCAG TGTCAAAGGGAAGGCTTCATCCAAAAGATTAAAGATGAAGAAGGCGAAGGGTGCAACATCCATGGATCTCTAGAGGTCAATAAGGTTGCTGGAAATTTCCATTTTTCTCCTGGCAAAAGTTTTCATCACGCAAATGTTCAGTTGAGTGATTTGCTGGCGTTTCAGATGGATACTTATAAT ATAAGCCATACGATAAACAAGTTATCTTTTGGAGCTTCTATTCCTGGAATTGTAAATCCACTTGATAA GGTTCATTGGGTGCAAGAATCACCAAATGGAATGTATCAATATTTTCTTAAG GTGGTTCCTACAATATACACAAATATCAGAGGCCACAAGATTAACTCAAATCAG TTCTCGGTGACTGAGCATTATAAGAGTACCGAACCTGGTCACTTTAATTTACATCCAGGAGTTTTCTTCTTCTACGATCTTTCTCCCATCAAG GTGACCTTTACGGAGGAGCACGTTCCATTCCTTCATTTCCTCACGAGCGTTTGTGCAATAATCGGCG GTATCTTCACAATTGCGGGGCTAGTTGATTCGTTCGTTTACCATGGCCAAAAAGCGCTAAAGAAGAAGATTGAGCTTGGAAAATTCACCTGA